In the genome of Gloeotrichia echinulata CP02, one region contains:
- a CDS encoding polysaccharide deacetylase family protein: MQLAPLFPIFYRLLQPTFPNCLWGGDRDLKAIALTFDDGPHPQYTRQVLAILDHYKVTASFFWLGACVNASPGIAKEVCDRGHWIGLHGYDHRSFPMLSPTELQDSLAKTQVAIYNACNLLPAQVLDVRPPNGLFTPQTLKLFRQWNYRPVMWSVVPEDWVLPGVATVVKRVLNQVENGSLIVLHDGFYGGQDVAATIQILIPQLLQQGYKFVTVDTLWQMAQGNDH; encoded by the coding sequence ATGCAGCTAGCACCGCTGTTTCCGATTTTTTACCGCCTTCTCCAACCGACTTTTCCTAATTGTCTTTGGGGAGGCGATCGCGATTTGAAAGCGATCGCGCTGACGTTTGATGATGGACCCCATCCCCAATACACCCGCCAAGTTTTGGCTATTTTAGACCATTACAAGGTGACAGCGAGTTTTTTTTGGTTGGGTGCTTGTGTCAACGCTTCACCGGGGATTGCCAAAGAAGTGTGCGATCGCGGACACTGGATTGGATTGCATGGTTATGATCATCGCTCTTTTCCCATGCTCTCCCCGACTGAACTCCAGGACAGTTTAGCAAAAACCCAAGTTGCAATCTACAATGCTTGCAACCTGCTACCCGCACAAGTACTGGATGTCCGACCTCCCAACGGTTTATTTACACCCCAGACTTTAAAATTATTTCGTCAGTGGAATTACCGCCCAGTTATGTGGAGTGTTGTACCAGAAGACTGGGTACTACCAGGAGTCGCCACTGTGGTAAAGCGAGTTCTCAATCAGGTAGAAAATGGCTCGCTGATTGTTTTGCATGATGGGTTTTACGGCGGTCAAGATGTTGCAGCCACAATCCAAATCTTGATTCCTCAACTACTACAACAAGGCTATAAATTTGTGACTGTTGATACTTTGTGGCAGATGGCTCAAGGGAATGATCACTGA